From Amycolatopsis sp. YIM 10, the proteins below share one genomic window:
- the kdpA gene encoding potassium-transporting ATPase subunit KdpA, producing the protein MSDTTAGLLQTGLLLVALAVAYKPLGDYIAKVYSTEKHLKGELLLYRLFRVNPGSPQRWSTYALGVLAFSLVSVLFLYLLQRLQPLLPWDLGRGSVDPGTAFNTAVSFVTNTNWQSYVPETVLGHGVQMFGLTVQNFLSGAVGLAVAIALTRGFVRSKTDRLGNFWVDLTRGTVRILLPIAFVFAIVLVALGVVQSLSAGVAVTGPDGTSSTLSLAPAASQEAIKELGTNGGGIFNANSAHPFENPNSWSNLVEIFLLLVIPVSMPRAFGKLVGSHKQGYVLLSVMGALWAAMLAVSWLGENHPNGPAALLAGAAMEGKEQRFGLSLSALFATSTTGTSTGAVNSLHDSYTGLGGGVPLLHMLFGEVSPGGVGTGLYGILVMAIIAMFLAGLMVGRTPEFLGKKLGRREVTCAAVAMLAMPAVVLLGTGAALMLPDTTAAMTNSGPHGLSEVLYAYASTGNNNGSAFGGLTVTSDWFQSSLGVAMLLGRFIPILAVLCLAGSLAAQQKVPVTAGTLPTTGLLFGSLLTGTVVLVAALTFVPALALGPIAEALA; encoded by the coding sequence ATGTCCGACACCACGGCCGGTCTGCTGCAGACCGGCCTGCTACTGGTCGCGCTGGCGGTGGCCTACAAACCGCTCGGCGACTACATCGCCAAGGTGTATTCCACCGAGAAGCACCTCAAAGGCGAACTCTTGCTCTACCGCCTGTTCCGGGTGAACCCCGGTTCGCCGCAGCGGTGGAGCACCTACGCACTGGGCGTACTGGCGTTCTCGCTGGTTTCGGTGCTGTTCCTGTACCTGCTCCAGCGGTTGCAGCCGCTGCTGCCGTGGGACCTCGGGCGCGGCTCGGTCGACCCCGGCACCGCCTTCAACACCGCGGTCAGCTTCGTCACCAACACCAACTGGCAGTCCTACGTGCCGGAGACGGTGCTGGGACACGGGGTCCAGATGTTCGGGCTGACCGTGCAGAACTTCCTGTCCGGCGCGGTCGGCCTCGCCGTCGCGATCGCGCTGACCCGCGGGTTCGTGCGGTCGAAGACCGACCGGCTCGGCAACTTCTGGGTGGACCTGACCCGCGGCACCGTGCGGATCCTGCTGCCGATCGCCTTTGTCTTCGCCATCGTGCTGGTCGCGCTCGGCGTGGTGCAGAGCCTGTCCGCGGGCGTCGCGGTGACCGGGCCGGACGGCACCTCGTCCACGCTGTCGCTGGCGCCGGCCGCCAGCCAGGAGGCGATCAAGGAACTGGGTACCAACGGCGGCGGCATCTTCAACGCCAACTCCGCGCACCCGTTCGAGAACCCGAACTCCTGGTCCAACCTGGTCGAGATCTTCCTGCTGCTGGTCATCCCGGTGTCCATGCCGCGCGCGTTCGGCAAGCTGGTCGGCAGCCACAAGCAGGGTTACGTGCTGCTGTCGGTGATGGGCGCGCTGTGGGCGGCGATGCTGGCCGTGTCGTGGCTGGGGGAGAACCACCCGAACGGCCCGGCGGCGCTGCTGGCCGGGGCCGCGATGGAGGGCAAGGAACAGCGGTTCGGGCTGAGCCTGTCCGCGCTGTTCGCCACCAGCACCACCGGCACCTCCACCGGCGCGGTCAACTCGCTGCACGACAGCTACACCGGTCTCGGCGGCGGAGTTCCGCTGCTGCACATGCTCTTCGGCGAGGTGTCGCCGGGCGGGGTGGGCACCGGGCTCTACGGCATCCTGGTGATGGCGATCATCGCGATGTTCCTGGCCGGGCTGATGGTCGGGCGCACGCCGGAGTTCCTCGGCAAGAAGCTGGGCCGCCGCGAGGTCACCTGCGCGGCGGTGGCGATGCTGGCCATGCCCGCGGTGGTGCTGCTCGGCACCGGCGCGGCGCTGATGCTGCCGGACACCACCGCGGCGATGACCAACAGCGGCCCGCACGGGCTGTCGGAGGTCCTCTACGCCTACGCCTCCACCGGCAACAACAACGGCAGCGCGTTCGGCGGGCTGACCGTGACCAGCGACTGGTTCCAGTCTTCGCTCGGTGTGGCGATGCTGCTCGGCCGGTTCATCCCGATCCTGGCGGTGCTGTGCCTGGCGGGTTCGCTCGCCGCGCAGCAGAAGGTCCCGGTGACCGCGGGCACGCTGCCCACCACCGGCCTGCTGTTCGGTTCGCTGCTGACCGGCACGGTCGTGCTGGTCGCGGCGCTGACCTTCGTCCCGGCACTGGCACTCGGCCCGATCGCGGAGGCACTGGCATGA
- a CDS encoding potassium-transporting ATPase subunit C, with protein MKNLFNQAAAGLRVLLVMTVLLGVAYPLGVWAVSRIPGLQANAEGSVLTRDGQAVGSALIGVDPVAADPAADPWFHTRPSAAADASTSGGSNKSGFNEDLLAQVAERKAAIAGREGVDPSRVPPDAVTASASGLDPSISVAYAELQIPRVARNTGVAPDRVAELVREHTGGVIPGVNVLQLNLAVQQVTGR; from the coding sequence GTGAAGAACCTGTTCAACCAGGCGGCCGCGGGACTGCGCGTGCTGCTGGTGATGACCGTCCTGCTCGGCGTCGCCTATCCGCTCGGGGTGTGGGCGGTGTCCAGGATCCCCGGACTGCAGGCCAACGCCGAGGGCTCGGTGCTCACGCGGGACGGCCAGGCGGTCGGGTCGGCGCTGATCGGGGTGGATCCGGTGGCCGCCGACCCGGCTGCCGACCCGTGGTTCCACACGCGGCCGTCGGCCGCCGCCGACGCGTCGACCTCGGGCGGGTCCAACAAGTCCGGGTTCAACGAGGACCTGCTCGCCCAGGTCGCCGAGCGCAAGGCGGCGATCGCCGGGCGGGAGGGCGTTGACCCGTCGAGGGTGCCGCCCGACGCGGTCACCGCCTCGGCGTCCGGCCTGGACCCGTCGATCAGCGTGGCCTACGCCGAACTGCAGATCCCGCGCGTGGCCCGTAACACCGGCGTGGCACCCGATCGGGTGGCCGAACTGGTCCGCGAGCACACGGGCGGGGTGATCCCGGGGGTGAATGTGCTGCAACTCAACCTCGCCGTGCAGCAAGTCACGGGCCGGTGA
- a CDS encoding DUF1700 domain-containing protein, whose translation MSTQTPAVVRDYLARVRTALADLPPAEVDEILEDVRPHLLEIGAELGEEGTIAAMTERLGSPESYAAELRAAGDYPAPEQAGGSKISSDLGSRLALWSLAAMIVILVPYGVVTAGSLSAEAMALLVPAAAVLAAGGWYLARQGDGALSRLPELKPLRTAMGRESKALAYLKSLRPAWWLLCAAVLVVFGLLLFLDEGREGMLALAGLVVIAVVTVWFGPKSVTDRKWLWLSLPVSALVVGVVLGLATEGLFRAATRGYGGYGGSYQQASITSGGLPVLSYGNSQVENIYAFDAQGKPLTEVYLFDQDGKPLTLPRYGCEPGTGTRQREGADNQYPRPEVDQYGYDDQGGYNGYNAYRPGCRLVPGVPFTAAIPKVPVPPPGVPSPTPSAPQPTPTPPPTPSAPATAPTPTG comes from the coding sequence ATGAGCACCCAGACTCCCGCCGTCGTGCGGGACTACCTGGCGAGGGTTCGGACCGCGTTGGCCGACCTGCCGCCGGCCGAAGTGGACGAAATACTCGAGGACGTCCGTCCGCACCTGCTCGAGATCGGCGCCGAGCTGGGCGAGGAGGGCACGATCGCGGCGATGACCGAGCGGCTCGGCTCGCCGGAGAGCTACGCCGCGGAGCTGCGGGCGGCGGGTGACTACCCGGCGCCGGAACAGGCCGGTGGCAGCAAGATCAGCTCCGACCTCGGCTCGCGGCTGGCGTTGTGGAGCCTGGCCGCGATGATCGTCATCCTGGTGCCGTACGGCGTGGTGACGGCGGGGAGCCTGTCCGCCGAGGCGATGGCCCTGCTGGTCCCGGCGGCCGCGGTGCTCGCCGCGGGCGGCTGGTACCTGGCGCGGCAGGGGGATGGCGCGCTGAGCAGGCTGCCCGAGCTGAAGCCGCTGCGCACGGCGATGGGGCGCGAGTCGAAGGCATTGGCGTACCTGAAGTCGCTGCGTCCGGCGTGGTGGCTGCTGTGCGCGGCCGTGCTCGTGGTGTTCGGCCTGCTGTTGTTCTTGGACGAGGGCCGCGAAGGCATGCTGGCACTGGCAGGGCTGGTCGTGATCGCCGTGGTGACCGTGTGGTTCGGGCCGAAGTCGGTGACCGACCGCAAGTGGCTGTGGCTCAGCCTGCCGGTGTCGGCGCTGGTGGTCGGCGTGGTGCTCGGGCTGGCCACCGAGGGTCTGTTCAGGGCGGCGACCAGGGGATACGGCGGTTACGGCGGCTCGTACCAGCAGGCCTCGATCACGTCCGGCGGGCTGCCGGTGCTGAGCTACGGCAACTCGCAGGTGGAGAACATCTACGCGTTCGACGCCCAGGGCAAGCCGCTCACCGAGGTCTACCTGTTCGACCAGGACGGCAAGCCGCTGACGCTGCCGCGGTACGGCTGTGAGCCGGGGACCGGCACGCGGCAGCGCGAAGGGGCGGACAACCAGTACCCGCGCCCGGAAGTCGACCAGTACGGGTACGACGACCAGGGCGGCTACAACGGGTACAACGCCTACCGGCCGGGCTGCCGGTTGGTGCCGGGCGTGCCGTTCACCGCGGCGATCCCGAAGGTGCCGGTACCGCCTCCTGGCGTGCCTTCACCGACCCCGTCGGCCCCGCAGCCGACGCCGACGCCACCGCCGACCCCGTCGGCACCGGCCACCGCACCCACGCCGACCGGCTGA
- the asnB gene encoding asparagine synthase (glutamine-hydrolyzing), which produces MCGITGWISYESDLRTRSEVVDAMTATMSCRGPDDSGTWLDEHAALGHRRLAIIDLPGGRQPMTERTPSGDVVLVYSGEAYNYAELREELSAKGHRFTTSSDTEVVLHAYLEWGEGVPEHLNGMYAFAVWDGRTRKLLLVRDRMGIKPLYYYPTRDGVLFGSEPKAILANPAAKREVDLDGLRGLLAFTKTPGWSLWKNMYEVEPGSTVTVDDAGLRERTYWKLTATEHTDSQEATVAKVRELMTDIVHRQLVADVPRCVLLSGGLDSSAVTGLAAPYVANEGEQLRTFSVDFTGQEENFQPDRIRATPDSPYIRDVANLVGSAHRNVVLDSAALSDPEVRRAVVRARDMPGGMGDMDTSLYLLFKAIREQSTVALSGESADEVFGGYLWFHDQAARDADTFPWMAYNELTGSRTAMLRGEITGALDLDNYIDDQYRTAVAQVDHLDGESELEHKMRTICHLHLTRFVRSLLDRKDRASMAVGLEVRVPFCDHRLVEYVYNTPWSLKTFDGREKSLLRHATKHVLPESVASRVKSPYPSTQDPHYAEALQKQARELVADRDAAVFQLADREWVTKAAELDSAEVSGEVRHGLDRVLELQTWFEEYTPTLTLG; this is translated from the coding sequence ATGTGCGGTATTACCGGCTGGATCTCCTACGAATCGGACCTGCGCACCAGGAGCGAAGTGGTGGACGCGATGACCGCCACCATGTCCTGCCGCGGCCCCGACGACTCCGGCACCTGGCTCGATGAGCACGCGGCGCTCGGGCACCGCAGGCTCGCCATCATCGATCTGCCCGGCGGGCGCCAGCCGATGACCGAACGCACCCCGTCCGGCGACGTCGTGCTGGTCTACAGCGGTGAGGCGTACAACTACGCCGAACTGCGCGAAGAACTGTCGGCCAAGGGCCACCGGTTCACCACCAGCAGCGACACCGAGGTCGTGCTGCACGCGTACCTCGAATGGGGCGAGGGCGTGCCCGAGCACCTGAACGGGATGTACGCCTTCGCCGTCTGGGACGGGCGCACCCGGAAACTGCTGCTGGTGCGCGACCGGATGGGCATCAAGCCGCTGTACTACTACCCCACGCGCGACGGCGTGCTGTTCGGCTCGGAGCCGAAGGCGATCCTGGCCAATCCGGCGGCCAAGCGCGAAGTCGACCTCGACGGCCTGCGCGGCCTGCTGGCGTTCACGAAAACGCCCGGCTGGTCGCTGTGGAAGAACATGTACGAGGTCGAGCCGGGCTCCACGGTCACCGTCGACGACGCCGGCCTCCGCGAGCGCACCTACTGGAAGCTGACCGCCACCGAGCACACGGATTCCCAGGAAGCCACCGTGGCGAAGGTCCGCGAGCTGATGACCGACATCGTGCACCGGCAGCTGGTGGCCGACGTGCCGCGCTGCGTGCTGCTTTCCGGTGGACTCGACTCCAGCGCGGTCACCGGGCTCGCCGCACCGTACGTGGCGAACGAAGGCGAGCAGTTGCGCACCTTCTCGGTGGATTTCACCGGACAGGAGGAGAACTTCCAGCCCGACCGGATCCGCGCGACGCCCGATTCCCCGTACATCCGCGACGTGGCGAACCTGGTCGGCTCGGCGCACCGGAACGTGGTGCTCGACTCGGCCGCGCTGAGCGATCCCGAAGTGCGGCGGGCCGTGGTCCGGGCGCGCGACATGCCCGGCGGCATGGGCGACATGGACACCTCGCTGTACCTGTTGTTCAAGGCGATCCGCGAGCAGTCGACGGTGGCGCTGTCCGGTGAGTCGGCGGACGAGGTGTTCGGCGGTTACCTGTGGTTCCACGACCAGGCCGCCCGCGACGCCGACACGTTCCCCTGGATGGCCTACAACGAGCTGACCGGCAGCCGGACCGCCATGTTGCGCGGGGAAATCACCGGCGCGCTCGACCTGGACAACTACATCGACGACCAGTACCGCACCGCCGTCGCGCAGGTGGACCACCTCGACGGGGAAAGCGAACTGGAACACAAGATGCGCACGATCTGCCATCTGCACCTGACCCGGTTCGTGCGATCGCTGCTCGACCGGAAGGACCGCGCCTCGATGGCGGTCGGTCTGGAGGTGCGCGTACCGTTCTGCGATCACCGGCTGGTCGAATACGTCTACAACACCCCGTGGTCGCTGAAGACCTTCGACGGCCGGGAGAAAAGCCTGCTGCGGCACGCGACCAAGCACGTGCTGCCGGAGTCGGTGGCGTCGCGGGTGAAGAGCCCGTACCCGTCGACGCAGGATCCGCACTACGCGGAAGCGCTGCAGAAGCAGGCGCGGGAACTGGTGGCCGATCGCGACGCGGCGGTGTTCCAGCTGGCGGACCGGGAATGGGTGACCAAGGCGGCGGAGTTGGACTCGGCGGAGGTGAGCGGCGAGGTGCGCCACGGCCTCGACCGGGTGCTCGAACTGCAGACGTGGTTCGAGGAATACACCCCAACCCTTACGCTCGGCTAA
- the kdpF gene encoding K(+)-transporting ATPase subunit F, producing MSGTGAVANIVGGVLALGLLVYLFAALIRPEKF from the coding sequence GTGAGCGGCACGGGTGCGGTGGCCAACATCGTCGGCGGGGTGCTGGCGCTGGGACTGCTCGTCTACCTGTTCGCCGCCTTGATCAGGCCGGAGAAATTCTGA
- the kdpB gene encoding potassium-transporting ATPase subunit KdpB — translation MSENVFAPRQLLASLPDALRKLHPRHQLRNPVMFVVWAGSVLVTAFAVAEPSVFTVLIAVWLWFTVLFANLAEAVAEGRGKAQAESLRRTKKETVARRLTADGSEEECPGAELRIGDLVVVEAGETIPGDGDVVEGIATVDESAITGESAPVIRESGGDRSAVTGGTTVLSDRIIVKITTKPGESFVDRMIALVEGASRQKTPNEIALTILLSTLTVIFLLAVVALQPMAAYSGSEQSVVVLTALLVCLIPTTIGALLSAIGIAGMDRLVQRNVLATSGRAVEAAGDVSTLLLDKTGTITFGNRKATELIPVGESTVDELAAVARLSSLADGTPEGRSIVELTGDTEPTEEERLAEFVPFTAQTRMSGLNLGDREIRKGAAGAVRAWVRERGGEMPDKTERIVEEVSQQGGTPLVVAECVTGGKALVRGVIRLSDVVKPGMRERFAELRSMGIKTVMITGDNPLTAKAIAEDAGVDDYLAEAKPEDKMALIHREQEGGRLVAMTGDGTNDAPALAASDVGVAMNTGTSAAKEAGNMVDLDSDPTKLIEIVGIGKQLLITRGALTTFSVANDLAKYFAILPAMFLAIYPQLGGLNIMGLATPASAILSAVIFNALVIVALIPLALRGVRYRPSSAAALLRRNLLVYGVGGVLTPFAGIWLIDQLVRLIPGIG, via the coding sequence ATGAGCGAGAACGTGTTCGCCCCGCGGCAGCTGCTGGCTTCGCTGCCCGACGCGCTGCGCAAGCTGCACCCGCGCCACCAGCTGCGGAACCCGGTGATGTTCGTGGTCTGGGCGGGTTCGGTGCTGGTCACCGCGTTCGCCGTGGCCGAGCCGAGCGTGTTCACCGTGCTGATCGCGGTGTGGCTGTGGTTCACCGTGTTGTTCGCGAACCTGGCCGAGGCGGTGGCCGAGGGCCGCGGCAAGGCGCAGGCGGAGTCGTTGCGGCGCACCAAGAAGGAGACCGTGGCGCGGCGGCTGACCGCGGACGGCTCCGAGGAGGAGTGCCCGGGCGCCGAACTGCGGATCGGTGACCTGGTGGTGGTCGAGGCCGGGGAGACGATCCCCGGCGACGGCGACGTGGTCGAGGGCATCGCCACGGTCGACGAATCGGCCATCACCGGTGAGTCGGCCCCGGTGATCCGGGAGTCGGGCGGCGACCGCTCGGCGGTCACCGGCGGCACCACCGTGCTGTCGGACCGGATCATCGTGAAGATCACCACCAAGCCCGGTGAGTCCTTTGTGGATCGCATGATCGCCTTGGTGGAGGGCGCTTCGCGGCAGAAGACGCCGAACGAGATCGCGTTGACCATCCTGCTGTCCACGCTGACCGTCATCTTCCTGCTCGCGGTGGTCGCGCTGCAGCCGATGGCGGCGTACTCGGGCAGCGAGCAGTCGGTGGTGGTGCTGACCGCGCTGCTGGTCTGCCTCATTCCGACCACCATCGGCGCGCTGCTGTCCGCCATCGGCATCGCCGGGATGGACCGGCTCGTCCAGCGCAACGTGCTGGCGACGTCGGGGCGCGCGGTCGAAGCGGCCGGTGACGTGTCCACCCTGCTGCTGGACAAGACCGGCACGATCACCTTCGGCAACCGCAAGGCCACCGAGTTGATCCCGGTCGGCGAATCCACTGTGGACGAACTGGCCGCGGTGGCCAGGCTGTCCAGCCTCGCCGACGGCACCCCGGAAGGCCGCAGCATCGTGGAGCTGACCGGGGACACCGAACCCACCGAGGAGGAGCGGCTCGCCGAGTTCGTGCCGTTCACCGCGCAGACCCGGATGAGCGGGCTGAACCTCGGCGACCGCGAGATCCGCAAGGGCGCGGCCGGTGCGGTGCGGGCGTGGGTGCGCGAGCGCGGTGGCGAGATGCCGGACAAGACCGAGCGGATCGTCGAGGAGGTCAGCCAGCAGGGTGGCACGCCGCTGGTCGTCGCCGAATGCGTCACGGGTGGGAAAGCCTTGGTACGCGGGGTGATCCGACTGTCCGATGTGGTCAAACCGGGGATGAGGGAGCGGTTCGCCGAACTGCGCTCTATGGGCATAAAGACGGTGATGATCACCGGGGACAATCCGCTCACCGCCAAGGCCATCGCCGAGGACGCCGGCGTCGACGACTATCTCGCCGAGGCCAAGCCCGAGGACAAGATGGCGCTGATCCACCGCGAGCAGGAGGGCGGGCGGCTGGTCGCGATGACCGGCGACGGCACCAACGACGCGCCCGCGCTGGCCGCCTCCGACGTCGGGGTGGCGATGAACACCGGCACGTCGGCCGCCAAGGAGGCCGGCAACATGGTCGACCTCGACTCCGACCCGACCAAGCTGATCGAGATCGTCGGCATCGGCAAGCAGCTGCTGATCACCAGGGGCGCGCTGACCACCTTCAGCGTGGCGAACGACCTGGCGAAGTACTTCGCCATCCTGCCGGCCATGTTCCTGGCGATCTACCCGCAGCTCGGCGGGCTGAACATCATGGGGCTGGCCACCCCGGCCTCGGCGATCCTGTCCGCGGTGATCTTCAACGCGCTGGTCATCGTGGCGCTGATCCCGCTGGCCCTGCGCGGGGTGCGGTACCGGCCGTCCAGCGCGGCCGCGCTGCTGCGGCGCAACCTGCTGGTCTACGGCGTCGGCGGGGTGCTCACCCCGTTCGCCGGGATCTGGCTGATCGACCAGCTTGTCCGACTGATTCCCGGAATCGGGTGA
- a CDS encoding ROK family protein — protein MGEPPGGETPNSELVASYGKLLRLVRSGQAQTRPALSEWTGLGRTAVTQRITTLLNAGLLEEGELNPSTGGRQARTLRFRKDAGRILTAELGATSFIAGITDLAGTVLAVAHCDCDIAAGPENVLDEVEATLDKLWSEHGEEDLGIWGVGLGLPGPVEFATGRPSEPPIMPGWNNYPVRDRLGAKYRAPVWVDNEVNLLCLGELRDPAARGHEHGGDLLYVKIGTGIGAGISNGGSLHRGAQGCAGDIGHAAVADEGPAGEVVCRCGKTGCLEALAGGSALARDGEELARTGQSEALARVLAETGRITAADVTAAARSGDHQAVRLLVAAGKRIGSMLATMVNFYNPSTILLGGKIAGAGDLFLATIRETIYRRSLPLSTRELRIDKARLGEEGGLIGAAHMVLDELFDPEFFARWLPDGSPAGRPELLAAV, from the coding sequence ATGGGAGAGCCGCCCGGAGGCGAAACGCCGAACTCCGAGCTGGTCGCGAGTTACGGCAAGCTGTTGCGGCTGGTCCGCAGCGGGCAGGCACAGACCAGACCGGCCCTGTCCGAATGGACCGGGCTGGGCCGGACCGCGGTCACCCAGCGGATCACCACGCTGCTGAACGCCGGGCTGCTGGAGGAGGGGGAACTCAACCCCTCCACCGGCGGCCGCCAGGCGCGGACGCTGCGGTTCCGCAAGGACGCCGGGCGCATCCTGACCGCGGAGCTGGGCGCCACCAGCTTCATCGCGGGCATCACCGACCTGGCCGGGACCGTGCTCGCCGTCGCGCACTGCGACTGCGACATCGCGGCGGGCCCGGAGAACGTGCTCGACGAGGTGGAAGCCACGCTCGACAAGCTGTGGTCCGAACACGGTGAGGAGGACCTCGGCATCTGGGGCGTCGGCCTCGGCTTGCCGGGCCCGGTCGAGTTCGCCACCGGGCGGCCGTCCGAACCACCGATCATGCCCGGCTGGAACAACTACCCGGTGCGTGACCGCCTCGGCGCGAAGTACCGCGCGCCGGTGTGGGTGGACAACGAGGTGAACCTGCTCTGCCTCGGCGAGCTGCGGGATCCGGCCGCGCGCGGGCACGAGCACGGCGGCGACCTGCTCTACGTCAAGATCGGCACCGGGATCGGCGCGGGCATCAGCAACGGCGGATCGCTGCACCGCGGCGCGCAGGGCTGCGCGGGTGACATCGGCCACGCCGCGGTCGCGGACGAGGGCCCGGCGGGCGAAGTCGTCTGCCGCTGCGGGAAAACCGGGTGCCTGGAAGCGCTCGCGGGCGGTTCGGCGCTGGCCCGCGACGGCGAGGAACTGGCGCGCACCGGGCAGAGCGAGGCACTGGCGCGGGTGCTGGCCGAAACGGGTCGCATCACCGCCGCCGACGTCACCGCGGCCGCGCGCTCCGGCGACCACCAGGCGGTGCGGCTGCTGGTCGCGGCGGGCAAGCGGATCGGCTCGATGCTCGCCACCATGGTCAACTTCTACAACCCGTCGACCATTCTCCTCGGCGGCAAGATCGCCGGCGCCGGTGACCTCTTCCTGGCCACCATTCGCGAGACCATCTACCGCCGCTCGCTCCCACTGTCCACAAGGGAGCTTCGCATCGACAAGGCGCGGCTCGGCGAGGAAGGCGGCCTGATCGGGGCCGCGCACATGGTCCTGGACGAACTGTTCGACCCGGAGTTCTTCGCCCGCTGGCTGCCGGACGGCTCCCCGGCGGGCCGCCCGGAACTGCTCGCCGCCGTCTGA
- a CDS encoding general stress protein has translation MTTAFSQTTFTRNQATPQLPTMPSGWPIGSYDSYEGAQRAVDHLADSKFPVEDVTIVGVEPMLVERVAGRLSWGKVLTSGALSGAWFGLFVGLLLSMFTAGAGFAPILIGLVAGVGFGMVFSAIGYGATRGKRDFVSSSQLVARRYDVLSQPRNAEKGRELLSQLELTRTSF, from the coding sequence ATGACCACAGCTTTCTCGCAGACCACGTTCACCAGGAACCAGGCCACCCCGCAGCTGCCGACCATGCCCAGCGGCTGGCCGATCGGGTCCTACGACTCGTACGAGGGCGCGCAGCGCGCCGTCGACCACCTCGCCGACAGCAAGTTCCCGGTCGAGGACGTGACCATCGTCGGTGTCGAGCCGATGCTGGTCGAACGCGTCGCCGGGCGGCTTAGCTGGGGGAAGGTGCTGACCAGCGGGGCGCTGTCCGGCGCCTGGTTCGGTCTCTTCGTCGGGCTGCTGCTGAGCATGTTCACCGCGGGCGCCGGCTTCGCGCCGATCCTGATCGGCCTGGTGGCCGGTGTCGGGTTCGGCATGGTGTTCTCGGCGATCGGCTACGGCGCCACCCGCGGCAAGCGCGACTTCGTCTCGAGCAGCCAGCTGGTGGCCCGCCGCTACGACGTGCTTTCCCAGCCGCGCAACGCGGAGAAGGGTCGTGAGCTGCTCTCGCAGCTGGAGCTGACCCGGACGTCGTTCTGA